In one Mycobacterium sp. NBC_00419 genomic region, the following are encoded:
- a CDS encoding acetaldehyde dehydrogenase (acetylating) encodes MGQKSSVAIVGSGNISTDLLYKLLRSEWLEPRWMIGIDPDSEGLARARKLGLETSHEGVDWLLAQSEKPDLVFEATSAYVHKAAAPRYAEAGIRAIDLTPAAVGPGVIPPANLRAHLDAPNVNMVTCGGQATIPMVYAVSRVVDVPYAEIVASVSSASAGPGTRANIDEFTKTTSAGVEVIGGAKRGKAIIILNPADPPMIMRDTIFCAIPEDADHDAITQSIKDVVAEVQTYVPGYRLLNEPQFDEPTVYNGGNHLVTTFVEVEGAGDYLPPYAGNLDIMTAAATKVGEEIAREMLGAGSVSSSGGAQA; translated from the coding sequence ATGGGCCAGAAAAGCTCGGTAGCCATCGTCGGGTCAGGCAATATCAGCACCGATCTGCTGTACAAGCTCCTTCGCTCGGAGTGGCTCGAGCCGCGGTGGATGATCGGCATCGACCCGGACAGCGAAGGCCTGGCGCGGGCCCGCAAGCTCGGGCTGGAGACCAGCCACGAAGGTGTCGACTGGCTGCTCGCCCAGTCGGAGAAGCCGGATCTGGTGTTCGAGGCCACCAGTGCCTACGTGCACAAGGCCGCCGCGCCGCGCTACGCCGAGGCCGGCATCCGGGCGATCGACCTGACGCCGGCCGCCGTCGGCCCCGGTGTCATCCCGCCGGCGAATCTGCGCGCGCACCTGGATGCCCCCAACGTCAACATGGTCACCTGCGGTGGCCAGGCCACCATCCCGATGGTCTACGCGGTGAGCCGCGTCGTGGACGTGCCGTACGCGGAGATCGTCGCCTCGGTGTCGTCGGCGTCGGCCGGTCCGGGCACCCGGGCCAACATCGACGAGTTCACCAAGACAACCAGCGCCGGCGTCGAGGTCATCGGTGGCGCCAAGCGCGGCAAGGCGATCATCATCCTGAACCCGGCCGATCCGCCGATGATCATGCGCGACACCATCTTCTGCGCCATTCCCGAGGACGCCGACCACGACGCGATCACGCAGTCGATCAAGGATGTCGTCGCCGAGGTGCAGACCTATGTGCCCGGCTACCGGTTGCTCAACGAGCCGCAGTTCGACGAGCCGACGGTCTACAACGGTGGCAACCACCTCGTCACCACGTTCGTGGAAGTGGAGGGTGCGGGCGACTACCTGCCGCCCTACGCTGGAAATCTGGACATCATGACCGCGGCGGCCACCAAGGTCGGCGAAGAAATCGCCAGAGAGATGCTGGGCGCGGGTTCCGTGTCTTCATCCGGAGGAGCGCAGGCATGA
- a CDS encoding 2-keto-4-pentenoate hydratase, with translation MLSVATRAELAAELAEAERSRVPMTPLTANHPDIDVVDAYEIQLINIRQRIAEGARVVGHKVGLSSEAMQKMMGVDEPDYGHLLADMEVFEDKPVPAGRFLFPRVEVEVGFILADDLPGEGCTEDDVLAATAAFAPSIELIDTRIKDWKIALCDTIADNASSAGFVLGKGRVSPKDIDIQGIDAVLTRNGEVVAEGRSDAVLGNPVTAVAWLARKVDSFGVRLKAGDIVLPGSCTRAIDCRPGDQFVADFAGLGSVRLSFE, from the coding sequence ATGCTGAGTGTTGCCACGCGCGCAGAACTTGCCGCAGAGCTGGCCGAGGCGGAGCGCAGCCGTGTGCCGATGACACCACTGACCGCCAATCACCCCGATATCGACGTCGTCGACGCCTACGAGATCCAGCTCATCAACATCCGCCAGCGCATCGCCGAGGGCGCCCGGGTGGTCGGCCACAAGGTGGGCCTCTCCTCGGAGGCGATGCAGAAGATGATGGGCGTCGACGAGCCGGACTACGGCCATCTGCTCGCCGACATGGAGGTCTTCGAGGACAAGCCGGTGCCGGCCGGACGCTTCCTGTTCCCGCGCGTCGAGGTCGAGGTCGGGTTCATCCTCGCCGACGACCTGCCCGGTGAGGGGTGCACGGAGGACGATGTGCTGGCCGCCACCGCGGCGTTCGCCCCGTCCATCGAACTGATCGACACCCGGATCAAGGACTGGAAGATCGCCCTGTGCGACACGATCGCCGACAACGCGTCCTCGGCCGGTTTCGTGCTCGGCAAGGGGCGCGTCTCGCCCAAGGACATCGATATTCAGGGCATCGACGCGGTGCTCACCCGCAATGGTGAGGTGGTGGCCGAGGGCCGCAGCGATGCCGTTCTCGGCAACCCGGTCACCGCCGTGGCGTGGCTGGCCCGCAAGGTCGACAGCTTCGGCGTGCGCCTCAAAGCCGGCGACATCGTGTTGCCGGGATCGTGCACCAGGGCCATCGACTGCCGCCCTGGCGACCAGTTCGTCGCCGACTTCGCTGGGCTGGGTTCAGTCCGGCTGTCATTCGAGTAA